A portion of the Gorilla gorilla gorilla isolate KB3781 chromosome X, NHGRI_mGorGor1-v2.1_pri, whole genome shotgun sequence genome contains these proteins:
- the GPRASP3 gene encoding G protein-coupled receptor associated sorting protein 3 yields MAGTKNKTRAQAKTEKKAAIQAKAGAEREATVVVRPVAKTRGKAKAKTGSKTDAVAEMKAVSKNKVVAETKEGALSEPKTLGKAMGDFSPKAGNESTSSTCKNEAGTDAWFWAGEEATINSWFWNGEEAGNSFSTKNDKPEIGAQVCAEELEPAAGADCKPRSGAEEEEEENVIGNWFWEGDDTSFDPNPKPVSRIVKPQPVYEINEKNRPKDWSEVTIWPNAPAVTPAVLGFRSQAPSEASPPSYIVLASAEENACSLPVATACRPSRNTRSCSQPIPECRFDSDPCIQTIDEIRRQIRIREVNGIKPFACPCKMECYMDSEEFEKLVSLLKSTTDPLIHKIARIAMGVHNVHPFAQEFINEVGVVTLIESLLSFPSPEMRKKTVITLNPPSGDERQRKIELHVKHMCKETMSFPLNSPGQQSGLKILGQLTTDFVHHYIVANYFSELFHLLSSGNCKTRNLVLKLLLNMSENPTAARDMINMKALAALKLIFNQKEAKANLVSGVAIFINIKEHIRKGSIVVVDHLSYNTLMAIFREVKEIIETM; encoded by the coding sequence ATGGCTGGGACTAAGAATAAGACAAGAGCCCAggccaaaactgaaaaaaaggcTGCTATACAAGCTAAAGCTGGAGCAGAGAGGGAGGCTACTGTTGTTGTTAGGCCTGTAGCCAAGACCAGGGGCAAAGCAAAAGCCAAGACAGGGTCTAAGACAGATGCAGTAGCAGAGATGAAGGCAGTGTCTAAGAACAAGGTTGTTGCTGAGACGAAGGAAGGAGCTCTGTCAGAGCCTAAGACTCTGGGCAAAGCCATGGGAGATTTCAGTCCCAAGGCTGGGAATGAGTCCACCAGCTCCACATGTAAAAATGAGGCTGGTACTGATGCCTGGTTCTGGGCTGGGGAAGAGGCCACTATCAATTCCTGGTTCTGGAATGGAGAAGAGGCTGGTAATAGTTTCAGCACTAAGAATGATAAACCTGAAATTGGTGCccaggtctgtgctgaggagttGGAGCCTGCGGCTGGGGCCGATTGCAAACCTAGGTcaggggctgaggaggaggaggaagagaatgtTATTGGGAACTGGTTTTGGGAAGGAGATGATACTAGTTTTGACCCTAATCCTAAACCTGTGAGCAGGATAGTTAAGCCTCAGCCTGTGtatgaaattaatgaaaaaaataggcCCAAGGACTGGTCTGAGGTAACTATCTGGCCCAATGCCCCTGCTGTAACTCCAGCCGTGTTAGGATTTAGATCCCAGGCACCATCTGAGGCAAGCCCTCCTTCATATATTGTTCTGGCCTCCGCTGAAGAAAATGCCTGTTCTTTGCCTGTGGCAACAGCTTGCCGCCCTTCTAGGAACACTCGCTCATGCTCACAGCCTATCCCTGAGTGTCGTTTTGATTCTGACCCCTGCATCCAGACCATAGATGAGATTAGACGTCAAATCAGGATCAGGGAGGTAAATGGGATTAAGCCATTTGCTTGTCCTTGCAAAATGGAATGCTATATGGATTCTGAGGAATTTGAAAAACTTGTTAGCTTACTTAAGTCAACTACTGATCCTCTTATTCATAAAATAGCACGGATTGCAATGGGTGTCCATAATGTTCACCCATTTGCCCAAGAGTTTATTAACGAAGTAGGTGTAGTGACACTTATTGAAAGCTTGCTCAGTTTTCCTTCCcctgaaatgagaaaaaagactgtAATTACTCTGAATCCTCCTTCTGGGGATGAAAGACAACGCAAAATTGAATTACATGTTAAGCATATGTGTAAAGAAACCATGTCATTTCCTTTGAACTCACCGGGACAGCAATCTGGATTAAAGATACTAGGACAACTGACTACTGATTTTGTCCATCACTACATTGTTGCCAATTACTTTTCAGAGCTTTTCCATTTGCTGTCCTCAGGAAATTGCAAAACCAGAAATCTTGTTTTGAAACtacttttaaatatgtctgaaaaTCCAACTGCAGCCAGAGACATGATCAATATGAAGGCATTGGCAGCATTAAAACTCATCTTTAACCAGAAAGAGGCAAAAGCCAATCTTGTTAGTGGTGTGGCCATATTTATTAACATAAAGGAGCATATCAGAAAAGGCTCAATTGTAGTTGTTGATCACTTGAGTTATAATACACTCATGGCCATTTTCAGGGAAGTTAAAGAGATTATTGAAACAATGTAA